From Nitratidesulfovibrio vulgaris str. Hildenborough, a single genomic window includes:
- the mtgA gene encoding monofunctional biosynthetic peptidoglycan transglycosylase, protein MYRKNIARRHKPAQPKRSLMKVFWLCLAAIVTLAAADVLRYAVWPDVDDLVTAQPQTTALIEQRRGEAEDVGKTFRVRRTWVPLKRISPHLIRAVTIAEDDKFWGHEGFDVDGMEDALRRNLEKGRLAAGGSTITQQLAKNLYLGTERSLSRKLKEAILAVRLEDALSKRRIIELYLNVVEWGDGIFGAEEAARAHFGVAAANLSPEQSARLAVVLPNPRKWSARNPPRHIRQKTAIILSRMERRGLI, encoded by the coding sequence ATGTACAGAAAGAACATCGCTCGACGCCACAAGCCCGCGCAGCCGAAACGAAGCCTGATGAAGGTCTTCTGGCTTTGCCTCGCCGCCATCGTCACTCTGGCTGCCGCGGATGTGCTACGCTACGCGGTCTGGCCCGATGTGGACGACCTCGTGACAGCACAGCCGCAGACAACGGCACTCATCGAACAACGTCGTGGCGAAGCCGAAGACGTGGGCAAGACATTCCGGGTGCGCCGCACATGGGTTCCCCTCAAACGCATCTCGCCGCACCTCATCCGCGCCGTGACCATCGCCGAGGATGACAAATTCTGGGGACATGAAGGATTCGACGTGGACGGCATGGAGGACGCGTTACGCCGCAATCTCGAGAAGGGACGCCTTGCCGCAGGGGGCAGCACCATCACCCAGCAGCTGGCGAAGAACCTCTATCTCGGCACGGAACGCAGCCTCTCACGCAAGCTGAAAGAGGCGATTCTCGCAGTCCGTCTCGAAGATGCCCTTTCAAAGCGGCGCATCATCGAACTGTATCTGAACGTCGTCGAATGGGGCGACGGCATCTTCGGTGCCGAAGAGGCGGCACGGGCGCACTTCGGGGTTGCGGCGGCGAACCTGTCACCTGAACAGTCCGCCCGCCTAGCCGTGGTACTGCCCAATCCCCGAAAGTGGTCGGCACGCAACCCTCCCCGCCACATACGGCAGAAGACCGCCATCATCCTCTCGCGCATGGAACGCAGAGGGCTCATCTGA
- a CDS encoding glycine betaine ABC transporter substrate-binding protein — protein sequence MKKIILLAVAFLLAFTGAAQAASKDAKPVRIAYVEWDCARATSNLVKAAIEDRLHRKVELLPVSAGAMWMAVASGDVDATVTAWLPVTHGDYLKRLEGKVRDLGPLVDGARLGWAVPDYVTVNSIAELDAAADRFGGRIIGIDPGAGLMRMSEDAIKAYGLKKMQLVEGSGATMTAALADAIRRKEWIVVTAWSPHWMFGRWQLKYLDDPKGALGGMESIHTVVRKGLDKDMPEVFAFLDRFAYADTAQLQTLMAWNNEEGADPLTNARRFMKEHPALVDSWLAK from the coding sequence ATGAAAAAGATCATTCTGCTGGCAGTGGCGTTCCTTCTTGCCTTCACCGGTGCGGCACAGGCCGCCTCGAAGGACGCGAAGCCCGTGCGCATCGCCTATGTGGAATGGGATTGCGCCCGCGCCACGAGCAATCTCGTCAAGGCCGCCATCGAAGACAGGTTGCACCGCAAGGTCGAGCTTCTTCCGGTCAGTGCCGGTGCCATGTGGATGGCTGTGGCTTCGGGCGACGTGGACGCCACGGTCACGGCGTGGTTGCCCGTCACGCACGGCGACTACCTCAAACGTCTTGAAGGCAAGGTGCGCGACCTCGGCCCGCTGGTGGACGGTGCGCGCCTTGGCTGGGCGGTACCCGACTATGTGACGGTGAACTCCATCGCCGAACTCGACGCCGCTGCTGACCGTTTCGGCGGGCGCATCATCGGTATCGACCCCGGTGCCGGACTCATGCGTATGTCGGAGGATGCCATCAAGGCATACGGCCTCAAGAAGATGCAGCTTGTGGAGGGCAGTGGGGCGACCATGACGGCGGCCCTTGCCGACGCCATCCGCCGCAAGGAATGGATTGTGGTCACCGCGTGGTCGCCGCACTGGATGTTCGGACGCTGGCAACTGAAGTACCTTGACGACCCCAAGGGCGCCCTGGGCGGGATGGAATCCATCCACACGGTGGTACGCAAGGGGCTGGACAAGGACATGCCCGAGGTCTTCGCCTTTCTCGACCGCTTCGCCTATGCGGATACGGCCCAGTTGCAGACCCTCATGGCGTGGAACAACGAGGAAGGGGCCGACCCGCTGACCAACGCCCGTCGCTTCATGAAGGAGCACCCTGCGCTGGTGGACAGCTGGCTGGCGAAGTAG
- a CDS encoding ABC transporter permease — protein MMSVQIPRIPLGAWLEAFTDNMVEWCSGATRAFSTVAGNGIDMLESLLGSIPPWAFIPVVALLAWRATRKPGIGAFALLGFGLIWNLGLWEATMSTIALVLVATALAVVTGVPLGIAAAVNVTVRKVLMPVLDLMQTMPAFVYLIPAIPFFGLGKVAAVFATVVFAMPPAIRFTCLGIRQVPDDLVECAEAFGTSRWQRLVKLELPLAAPTILAGVNQTIMLALSMVVIAAMIGARGLGGEVWKAIQRLELGSGFEAGIGIVIVAICLDRVLQHIGRRSSVDR, from the coding sequence ATGATGTCCGTCCAAATTCCACGCATCCCCCTCGGGGCATGGCTCGAAGCCTTCACCGACAACATGGTGGAGTGGTGCTCCGGCGCAACGCGTGCCTTCTCCACAGTGGCTGGCAATGGCATCGACATGCTCGAATCATTGCTCGGCTCCATTCCTCCGTGGGCCTTCATACCCGTGGTGGCGCTGCTGGCATGGCGTGCCACGCGCAAGCCGGGCATCGGTGCGTTCGCCCTGCTGGGCTTCGGGCTCATATGGAACCTCGGCCTGTGGGAGGCCACCATGAGCACCATAGCCCTCGTGCTCGTGGCCACGGCGCTGGCTGTGGTGACAGGCGTGCCCCTGGGCATCGCCGCGGCGGTCAACGTCACGGTGCGCAAGGTGCTCATGCCGGTGCTCGACCTCATGCAGACCATGCCCGCGTTCGTCTATCTCATTCCCGCCATCCCGTTCTTCGGTCTCGGCAAGGTGGCGGCGGTGTTCGCCACTGTGGTGTTCGCCATGCCCCCTGCCATTCGCTTCACGTGCCTCGGCATCCGGCAGGTCCCCGACGACCTCGTGGAATGCGCAGAGGCGTTCGGCACCAGTCGCTGGCAGCGGCTGGTCAAGCTGGAACTGCCGCTGGCAGCCCCCACCATCCTCGCTGGCGTGAACCAGACCATCATGCTGGCGCTCTCCATGGTCGTCATCGCAGCCATGATCGGTGCGCGCGGCCTTGGCGGCGAGGTGTGGAAGGCCATCCAGAGGCTCGAACTGGGCAGCGGCTTCGAGGCGGGCATCGGTATCGTCATCGTCGCCATATGCCTCGACCGGGTGCTCCAGCACATAGGGCGCCGCAGTTCCGTCGACAGGTAG
- a CDS encoding quaternary amine ABC transporter ATP-binding protein yields MSKLSIRNLTKIFGPHPEKALGLLEQGLGKEEIHRRTSHAVGVDRASFDVEEGEIVVVMGLSGSGKSTLVRCLNRLIEPTAGTVTVDGRDVTSMPVDELRRLRQRSFGMVFQNFALFPHRTVLQNAAFGLEAMGVPRAERERQAMVSLERVGLAEWAASRPAQLSGGMQQRVGLARALSLDPDILLMDEAFSALDPLIRRDMQDELLRLQDDLQKTIVFISHDLDEALKLGDRIVLMRDGAVVQIGTPEDILTNPADDYVARFVGEADVTKVLTAGSVMKRSEAVAVLGIDGPRTALRKMRRNAIATLFVLDERHRLVGLITADDAARLAAEGVRELGSIVRRDIATVPPEAPATELISLMADLPHPLAVVDERGRLAGVIVRGLLLGALAERGGVA; encoded by the coding sequence ATGTCGAAACTTTCCATCAGGAACCTGACCAAGATCTTCGGTCCACACCCCGAGAAGGCCCTCGGTCTTCTCGAGCAGGGGCTCGGCAAGGAGGAAATCCACCGCCGCACAAGCCATGCCGTGGGTGTCGACCGTGCCTCCTTCGATGTGGAGGAGGGCGAGATCGTCGTGGTCATGGGTCTCTCCGGCAGCGGTAAATCCACATTGGTACGCTGCCTCAACCGCCTCATCGAACCCACGGCCGGAACCGTCACCGTCGACGGCCGGGACGTGACCTCCATGCCCGTCGACGAGTTGCGACGCCTTCGGCAACGCAGCTTCGGGATGGTCTTCCAGAACTTCGCCCTCTTCCCGCACCGCACTGTGCTGCAGAATGCCGCCTTCGGCCTAGAGGCCATGGGCGTGCCCCGTGCCGAACGCGAGCGTCAGGCCATGGTCTCGCTCGAAAGGGTGGGGCTCGCAGAGTGGGCCGCATCGCGTCCCGCGCAGCTGTCCGGGGGCATGCAACAGCGTGTGGGGCTTGCAAGGGCCCTCTCCCTCGACCCCGACATCCTGCTCATGGACGAGGCGTTCAGCGCGCTCGACCCACTCATCCGGCGTGACATGCAGGACGAACTGCTGCGGTTGCAGGACGACCTGCAGAAGACCATCGTGTTCATCAGTCATGACCTCGACGAGGCCCTCAAACTGGGTGACCGCATCGTGCTCATGCGCGACGGGGCGGTGGTGCAGATAGGCACGCCCGAGGACATCCTCACCAATCCTGCCGACGACTATGTCGCCCGCTTCGTGGGCGAGGCCGATGTGACCAAGGTGCTCACGGCTGGCAGCGTCATGAAGCGCTCCGAAGCCGTGGCGGTGCTCGGCATAGACGGCCCCCGCACCGCCCTGCGCAAGATGCGGCGTAACGCCATCGCAACGCTCTTCGTGCTGGACGAACGGCACAGGCTGGTGGGGCTCATCACCGCAGACGATGCGGCGCGCCTCGCCGCCGAGGGCGTACGCGAGCTTGGTTCCATCGTCAGACGTGACATCGCCACGGTTCCACCAGAAGCCCCGGCTACGGAACTCATATCCCTCATGGCAGACCTGCCGCATCCGCTGGCTGTCGTGGACGAACGTGGCAGGCTGGCTGGCGTCATCGTTCGCGGTCTGCTGCTGGGGGCGCTTGCCGAACGCGGAGGTGTCGCATGA
- a CDS encoding cation:proton antiporter domain-containing protein, with product MQLPLLPDIVVLFCLSIGVLLVCHRVRLPAIVGFLITGVLCGPSALGLVSAVHEVELMAEIGVVLLMFTIGMELSGDELSRLRKPVFIGGTAQVGLTVAVFAGIALLHGQTLSEGILFGFLAALSSTAIVLSLLQQRAQTESPQGRIALSVLIFQDIAIVPMMLAIPLLAGTITADAKSLALSVGRTVAVLGGLVLLARYVVPPLMERVVRTRSRELLLLTTLGLCLAVALLTSSMGLSLSLGAFLAGLLLAESEYSLSVIEGVLPFRDVFTSLFFISVGMLLDVGFLFDNLGAVLAVAAALVVLKAAIATPAILLLGYPLRTCIIAALALAQIGEFSFVLARSGLEHGLLGKDAYQMFLAASIITMTLTPGLLAVAPRFARYVSTLLKSHETFDEAHGAALHDHLIVVGFGVGGKHLARVAREAGIAYTILEMNPDTVARYHGKEPIHHGDATHPLVLEHLGVRQARILAVVISDPAAVRGVTAAARALNPALHIVVRTRFLGEVTALRDLGANEVVPEEFETSIEVFSRVLTHYLVPRQTIDGFIDRIRAENYDMLRSHDLPGSTLAALEGGLPGVAVEAYTVEAGASIAGRTLLESDLRQRHGVTVVAIRRGETTLASPDGSMALLPGDVAYVFGEPTALHDAAALFSKATGDAPFAERVPSSVSETAA from the coding sequence ATGCAGCTACCCCTTCTGCCGGACATCGTCGTCCTCTTCTGTCTCTCGATAGGCGTTCTGCTCGTCTGCCACCGGGTGCGCCTGCCCGCCATCGTCGGCTTCCTCATCACGGGTGTGTTGTGCGGCCCTTCGGCACTGGGGCTCGTCTCCGCTGTGCATGAGGTCGAACTCATGGCCGAGATTGGCGTGGTTCTGCTCATGTTCACCATCGGCATGGAACTCTCCGGCGATGAGCTGTCGCGCCTGCGCAAGCCCGTCTTCATCGGCGGCACTGCACAGGTGGGTCTGACGGTAGCCGTCTTCGCGGGCATAGCCCTGCTGCACGGACAGACGCTCTCCGAAGGCATCCTGTTCGGATTTCTCGCCGCCCTCTCTTCCACCGCCATCGTTCTGAGCCTCTTGCAGCAACGCGCACAGACCGAGAGTCCGCAAGGACGCATCGCCCTTTCCGTGCTCATCTTCCAGGACATCGCCATCGTCCCCATGATGCTGGCCATTCCGCTGCTGGCGGGAACCATCACGGCAGACGCGAAGTCGCTCGCCCTCTCGGTGGGCCGCACCGTCGCCGTTCTCGGCGGTCTCGTCCTTCTGGCGCGTTATGTGGTCCCGCCCCTGATGGAGCGCGTGGTACGCACCCGCAGCCGTGAACTGCTGCTGCTCACCACGCTGGGTCTTTGCCTCGCCGTCGCCCTGCTCACATCATCCATGGGCCTTTCCCTCTCGCTGGGGGCCTTTCTTGCCGGACTGCTGTTGGCAGAGTCGGAATACAGCCTCAGCGTCATCGAAGGGGTGCTCCCCTTCCGCGACGTGTTCACCAGCCTGTTCTTCATCTCGGTGGGGATGCTGCTCGATGTGGGCTTCCTGTTCGACAACCTCGGTGCCGTACTCGCCGTCGCCGCCGCACTGGTGGTTCTCAAGGCCGCCATCGCCACTCCCGCCATCCTGCTGCTGGGCTACCCGCTACGCACCTGCATCATCGCCGCACTGGCGCTGGCCCAGATAGGTGAGTTCTCGTTCGTCCTTGCCCGGTCGGGGCTTGAGCACGGGCTTCTCGGCAAAGATGCCTACCAGATGTTTCTTGCGGCGAGCATCATCACCATGACGCTCACCCCCGGACTGCTTGCCGTGGCACCCCGCTTCGCCCGCTACGTGTCGACGCTGCTCAAGAGTCACGAGACCTTTGATGAAGCGCACGGGGCGGCCCTGCACGACCACCTCATCGTGGTCGGCTTCGGGGTCGGCGGCAAACACCTAGCCCGGGTGGCACGAGAGGCTGGTATCGCCTACACCATCCTCGAGATGAACCCCGACACGGTGGCGCGGTACCACGGCAAGGAACCCATCCACCACGGCGACGCCACCCACCCGCTCGTCCTCGAGCATCTCGGCGTACGGCAGGCCCGCATCCTTGCCGTGGTCATCTCCGACCCCGCAGCCGTTCGCGGCGTCACCGCGGCAGCCCGCGCCCTGAACCCTGCCCTGCACATCGTGGTGCGCACCCGCTTCCTCGGCGAAGTGACCGCCCTGCGCGACCTCGGCGCCAACGAGGTCGTCCCGGAAGAGTTCGAGACCTCCATCGAAGTCTTCAGCCGCGTTCTCACCCACTACCTCGTCCCGCGGCAGACCATCGACGGTTTCATCGACCGCATCCGGGCCGAGAACTACGACATGCTCCGCAGCCACGACCTTCCGGGGTCGACGCTTGCCGCACTCGAGGGCGGTCTGCCCGGAGTCGCCGTCGAAGCCTACACCGTCGAAGCGGGGGCCAGCATCGCCGGACGTACGCTCCTTGAAAGCGACCTGCGGCAGCGCCATGGCGTCACTGTCGTCGCCATCCGGCGAGGGGAGACGACGCTGGCATCCCCCGATGGCAGCATGGCGCTGCTGCCCGGCGACGTTGCCTATGTCTTCGGTGAGCCCACGGCACTGCATGACGCGGCGGCACTCTTCTCGAAGGCTACCGGCGACGCTCCCTTCGCAGAGAGGGTGCCATCTTCGGTCTCGGAAACAGCGGCCTGA
- a CDS encoding tetratricopeptide repeat protein: MSRTIAETPRPAVASMSSGCIPPHHRPDTLKQRWGTPAAVCLLVTCLFAMTLLTTGCKPPRRTPPTLPDRPDMATVEQPVVPPATVDGKDLDAPQTPKERIALALRLLDDGGDGADPTQAVQLIEQDATTGYAPAQDLLARLSLEGYGTAKDPARAFALAIEAARQGLPDAQRLAGTMYTLGLGTARDLEQGMRWLREAADAGDGEAAAMVADYYRQGLGVERNDTEAFLWTHRAAERGVKRAALWLGLHYHYGVGTPADQKQAFALLRPFADEGDAEALTIIALLLHKGEGVAQDRKAALRYFEKGAAAGDPVAQLDLGVLYHQGDGVTRDMDKARGLFRQCAEGGNARCMTLYASMLEEGEGGPSDPAEALAWYMVASMAGDDDATPFLDDLRSRITAEQAAQGKVRATAIIRSLTASPAADEASRQSSGQTAGQASGHASGQTPESTSARTSAPVPSALPREAAGKRPTVLP, encoded by the coding sequence ATGTCCCGCACCATTGCCGAAACACCCCGTCCCGCCGTAGCGTCCATGTCCAGCGGCTGCATACCGCCCCACCATCGCCCTGACACGTTGAAGCAGCGATGGGGCACCCCGGCTGCGGTCTGCCTGCTGGTGACCTGTCTTTTCGCGATGACGCTGCTCACCACCGGCTGCAAGCCCCCCCGCAGGACCCCGCCCACGCTCCCCGACCGGCCCGACATGGCTACGGTGGAACAGCCCGTCGTCCCGCCCGCCACTGTGGACGGCAAGGACCTTGACGCCCCCCAGACACCGAAAGAACGCATCGCGCTCGCCTTGCGCCTTCTCGATGACGGCGGCGACGGGGCCGACCCGACGCAGGCTGTGCAACTCATCGAACAGGATGCCACGACGGGATACGCCCCCGCGCAAGACCTGCTCGCCCGTCTTTCGCTGGAAGGGTACGGCACGGCCAAGGACCCGGCGCGCGCCTTCGCACTGGCCATCGAAGCCGCCCGACAGGGATTGCCCGATGCACAAAGGCTTGCCGGGACCATGTACACACTCGGACTGGGTACCGCCCGCGACCTTGAGCAGGGAATGCGCTGGCTGCGCGAAGCCGCCGACGCAGGCGACGGTGAAGCCGCAGCCATGGTAGCCGACTATTACCGGCAAGGCCTCGGGGTGGAACGGAACGACACGGAAGCCTTCCTCTGGACCCACCGCGCAGCCGAACGCGGCGTGAAGCGTGCCGCGCTATGGCTTGGCCTGCACTACCACTACGGTGTAGGCACTCCTGCAGACCAGAAACAGGCCTTCGCCCTTCTCAGACCTTTCGCAGACGAAGGCGATGCAGAGGCGCTGACCATCATCGCCCTGCTACTGCACAAGGGGGAAGGCGTCGCACAGGACAGGAAGGCGGCCCTTCGCTATTTCGAGAAGGGAGCAGCAGCGGGGGACCCGGTGGCACAACTCGACCTCGGGGTGCTGTACCATCAGGGTGACGGCGTCACGCGTGACATGGACAAGGCGCGCGGCCTCTTCCGTCAATGCGCGGAAGGCGGCAACGCCCGGTGCATGACCCTGTACGCCAGCATGCTCGAAGAAGGGGAAGGCGGACCGTCAGACCCGGCTGAAGCCCTCGCATGGTACATGGTCGCGTCCATGGCCGGAGATGATGACGCAACGCCGTTCCTTGACGACCTGCGAAGCCGCATCACCGCGGAACAGGCAGCACAGGGCAAGGTCAGGGCCACCGCCATCATCAGGTCGTTGACCGCAAGCCCCGCCGCTGACGAAGCGTCACGGCAATCATCCGGGCAGACTGCGGGCCAAGCATCGGGCCACGCTTCGGGCCAGACGCCAGAGAGTACCTCGGCGCGGACATCGGCCCCGGTGCCATCTGCCCTTCCCCGCGAGGCGGCAGGCAAGCGTCCGACCGTACTGCCCTGA
- a CDS encoding DUF47 domain-containing protein, whose protein sequence is MAFCLFPKNIRFFELLTRQNDILQEAANLLDQILDDFGNVTDACKRVNLIEEEGDKLCREITHQLSQTFITPIDREDIHRINLAQEDSINYIKGISTRARLYGFGQIRFPARKMAKNLKAMAVETGKMLACLRAKEGVEGHVKQIKSLKGECEMLLGTGLAELQDAEIVDFKGITDIIKWTQVYDRVELAVERVEDLADVLEEVVLKNA, encoded by the coding sequence ATGGCATTCTGCCTGTTCCCCAAGAACATCAGATTCTTCGAACTGCTCACCCGCCAGAACGACATCCTTCAGGAGGCGGCCAACCTCCTCGACCAGATTCTCGACGACTTCGGCAATGTCACCGATGCGTGCAAACGCGTGAACCTCATCGAAGAGGAAGGCGACAAACTCTGCCGCGAGATAACCCATCAGCTTTCCCAGACGTTCATCACGCCCATCGACCGCGAGGACATCCACCGCATCAACCTCGCGCAGGAAGATTCCATCAACTACATCAAGGGCATCTCCACCCGCGCACGCCTCTATGGTTTCGGCCAGATTCGCTTCCCGGCCCGGAAGATGGCGAAGAACCTCAAGGCCATGGCCGTCGAGACCGGCAAGATGCTGGCATGTCTGCGCGCCAAGGAAGGCGTCGAAGGGCACGTCAAGCAGATCAAATCGCTCAAGGGCGAATGCGAGATGCTGCTCGGCACCGGCCTTGCCGAGCTTCAGGACGCCGAAATCGTGGACTTCAAGGGCATAACCGACATCATCAAGTGGACGCAGGTGTACGACCGCGTTGAACTGGCCGTCGAGCGCGTCGAAGACCTCGCCGACGTGCTCGAAGAGGTGGTGCTCAAGAATGCTTGA
- a CDS encoding inorganic phosphate transporter — protein MLEIPLLLVVIIVVALIFDFTNGAHDCANAIATVVSTKVISPKVAVIMAAGLNLFGAFLGEEVAHTLGSGIVNTDMVMGCQALVLAALIGAIAWNLITWYFGIPSSSSHALIGGLMGAAVAYSGFGTLNGPSIAKKILLPLVLSPLAGFAVGFLFMSLLALGLWKVSRQRVSSTFHRLQILSAAFMATSHGLNDAQKTMGVITLALFIFHEIDTIHVPFWVKFICASAMAAGTALGGWKIVKTMGHRIFKLEPVHGFAAETSAALVITGASAFGAPISTTHTITACIFGVGSTKRLSAVRWGIAGNLVVAWVLTIPASALIAALSFWLLDLMGFVQ, from the coding sequence ATGCTTGAGATACCCCTGCTGCTGGTCGTCATCATCGTCGTGGCGCTCATCTTCGACTTCACCAACGGCGCCCACGACTGTGCTAACGCCATTGCCACCGTGGTCTCCACCAAGGTCATCTCGCCCAAGGTCGCGGTCATCATGGCTGCGGGCCTGAACCTTTTCGGCGCGTTCCTCGGCGAGGAGGTGGCCCATACGCTCGGTTCGGGCATCGTCAACACCGACATGGTCATGGGCTGTCAGGCCCTTGTACTGGCGGCGCTCATCGGGGCCATCGCGTGGAACCTCATCACGTGGTACTTCGGCATCCCCTCGTCGTCGTCACACGCGCTCATCGGCGGGCTCATGGGGGCTGCCGTGGCCTACTCCGGCTTCGGCACACTCAACGGTCCTTCCATCGCCAAGAAGATCCTTCTGCCCCTCGTGCTCTCGCCGCTGGCGGGCTTCGCCGTGGGTTTTCTCTTCATGTCACTGCTGGCGCTTGGCCTGTGGAAGGTCAGCAGGCAGCGTGTGAGCAGCACGTTCCACAGGTTGCAGATTCTTTCCGCCGCCTTCATGGCCACAAGCCACGGCCTCAACGACGCCCAGAAGACCATGGGGGTCATCACCCTCGCCCTGTTCATCTTCCATGAGATAGACACCATCCACGTCCCCTTCTGGGTCAAGTTCATCTGTGCTTCCGCCATGGCTGCCGGTACGGCCCTCGGGGGGTGGAAGATCGTCAAGACCATGGGGCACCGCATCTTCAAACTCGAACCGGTGCACGGCTTCGCAGCGGAGACCTCCGCCGCCCTCGTCATCACCGGTGCCTCGGCTTTCGGCGCGCCCATAAGCACCACCCATACCATCACCGCCTGCATCTTCGGTGTCGGTTCCACCAAGCGCCTTTCGGCAGTGCGCTGGGGTATCGCCGGCAACCTCGTGGTGGCATGGGTGCTCACCATCCCCGCATCCGCCCTCATCGCCGCACTCAGTTTCTGGCTGCTCGACCTCATGGGATTCGTGCAATAG
- a CDS encoding TraR/DksA family transcriptional regulator, translating to MDMFDQAQELERLDREAALRKARATADSEGPEWIDGVACCRECGEAIPEARLKALPGAGLCRACQEEREKGAR from the coding sequence ATGGACATGTTCGATCAGGCCCAGGAACTGGAGCGCCTCGACCGAGAGGCTGCCCTGCGTAAGGCCCGCGCTACGGCGGACAGTGAAGGCCCAGAGTGGATTGATGGTGTGGCGTGCTGCCGCGAGTGTGGAGAAGCCATACCTGAGGCGCGTCTCAAGGCATTGCCCGGCGCCGGGTTGTGCCGTGCCTGTCAGGAAGAGCGGGAGAAGGGGGCGAGGTAG
- a CDS encoding YhcH/YjgK/YiaL family protein, translating to MIVASLDHWRRYCAGPLWERAFGFLAHAAADITDGRHVILGDDLYANVATYEPRALDGARYEAHECYIDIQYVLAGGEWMHVASRAPLVPAGPYDAAGDVRFYAQGDEAYARVPLLPGTFAVLYPEDAHMPGLQGPYQGTVRKIVVKVRMAALPPFRHADSSS from the coding sequence ATGATCGTTGCCTCGCTTGATCATTGGCGGCGCTATTGCGCCGGGCCTCTCTGGGAGAGGGCCTTCGGCTTTCTCGCCCATGCCGCTGCCGACATCACCGACGGACGGCACGTCATCCTCGGCGATGACCTCTACGCCAATGTCGCCACCTACGAACCTCGCGCCCTCGACGGTGCGCGCTACGAAGCCCACGAGTGCTACATCGATATCCAGTACGTCCTCGCAGGGGGAGAGTGGATGCATGTCGCTTCGCGTGCCCCCCTCGTTCCAGCCGGTCCATATGACGCCGCGGGTGATGTACGGTTCTACGCGCAAGGCGATGAAGCCTACGCCCGTGTTCCCCTGCTGCCCGGTACCTTCGCCGTGCTTTATCCGGAAGACGCCCATATGCCGGGCTTGCAAGGCCCTTATCAGGGAACTGTGCGCAAGATAGTTGTCAAGGTCAGGATGGCGGCATTGCCGCCCTTCCGTCACGCGGACTCATCCTCATAA